A single genomic interval of Leishmania panamensis strain MHOM/PA/94/PSC-1 chromosome 25 sequence harbors:
- a CDS encoding cytochrome c oxidase assembly protein, putative (TriTrypDB/GeneDB-style sysID: LpmP.25.1890): protein MRSPSEDVFRAPESGEKELVENINSRRKKFELYQSESHKMKSLMMNSAGIRSDLVTDKRKALNPIWINFPTKCVRPIASVAEMKEKLDYFSKTDDVMVVRYHQNNCTACNAVSKVFEMLCHQSATHTPGLRFYDVNRNDVPDLTKGLVRFPQIKGYSGGQWTDIDFKPPTAFREELYAAIEKEVKRLKNEGKPVTALQAEEMYFSGAGPAMLEITEEQLMKFYCKAQVRLHNYWKQVSMRRTWFYRRFIEPEVEERVMDEWRARSVFGEKVVYGPQPLDEFA from the coding sequence atgcGTAGCCCCAGCGAGGACGTTTTCCGCGCCCCGGAGTcgggggagaaggagttgGTGGAGAACATCAACAGTCGCCGCAAAAAGTTCGAGCTCTATCAGTCCGAGTCGCACAAGATGAAGTCGCTCATGATGAACAGCGCCGGCATCCGTAGCGACCTCGTTACTGACAAGAGGAAAGCGCTGAACCCAATTTGGATCAACTTTCCTACAAAATGCGTCCGCCCCATCGCATCTGTGGCGGAGATGAAGGAGAAGCTCGACTACTTCTCCAAGACGGATGACGTAATGGTGGTGCGGTATCACCAAAACAACTGCACCGCGTGCAACGCTGTGTCCAAGGTCTTCGAGATGCTTTGCCACCAATccgccacccacacaccagGGCTTAGATTCTACGATGTCAACCGTAACGACGTGCCAGATTTGACCAAGGGCTTGGTGCGCTTTCCGCAAATCAAGGGGTACAGCGGTGGGCAGTGGACAGACATTGACTTCAAGCCTCCGACAGCGTTTCGTGAGGAGCTGTACGCCGCCATTGAGAAGGAAGTGAAGCGGCTCAAGAACGAAGGCAAGCCAGTGACAGCGCTGCAAGCGGAGGAGATGTACTTCTCCGGCGCCGGTCCGGCGATGTTGGAGATTacagaggagcagctgatGAAGTTCTATTGCAAGGCACAGGTGCGACTCCACAACTATTGGAAGCAGGTGTCGATGCGCCGCACCTGGTTCTACCGCAGGTTCATTGAGcccgaggtggaggagcgcgtCATGGATGAGTGGCGTGCCCGGTCTGTCTTCGGCGAGAAGGTCGTGTACGGTCCGCAGCCGCTAGACGAGTTTGCGTAG
- a CDS encoding hypothetical protein (TriTrypDB/GeneDB-style sysID: LpmP.25.1910) has product MHEANVSGNTHRNTSPSSVAPPVAEATPAAASQARGAFVSRGHDAARQDYCAAAIDHVNIALIASAVAPPFSWSPKPCATNHGMFADAAARDAKAALSTRTTTQDSTEEVSTTPDTHQRSRHMASPSQHPGDSSLVFVMSEDSELKVLASGVSPPTALPSAACTSSSSAIHPPLPHPSQSTVNRNQAARSHVPLGVDTGDGGVYAVNRRGSQHNRHGITGATLTGYNPVTGTGHLMPHTPGVRRETNIDAILSSCLQEAAIRKPSVQLSQQLGGNARSAAATTAGALSSTGAAAPSAYHTTPHEPRAPPALQIFPGLGPGSHKVREPTATTTAPAAAVAPIAPLHTGFGTRWPQRHIPSASLYSAGSGEGAGAAACVYGTTRTSSSAAALHANVGGDKLAQQQQPPYAGASNSADARSQHSGTPLPPASQPLDKNFTEAQRLAALEEVQQELYLNYTAVPVPDNMINSGDTDERRRRLDQRRKQIIYGKETEGYLKYTSLISRPCDREYHNPLHAITPRPEYDCSKRQFDRVLNAWRRQLHQWDDYDMDNIDERFLPLGKASLLDLGLCHPPSSCTPTNATAGPPAGVMHSIANVAAMANGVLGDDDAMQCHSRSPIFTENSPTSGLYSSVSLSMHISSGRAASMAAACTPSRPQLSEGAEGPKVDESFFLHMNSGNSRIASPFHHTYSGTGHGGGNGRSSANSHYQQLMMRNSTAYAHNSANGGTPGSSYGNYTGLTPVHRPASRGGMPHHITAIFGSQYELMTPSGLASPAGIAHNPRTGSSPYPVGEPWMSSRRSPTCAVGTAHGVGGHHPSTVTLNGMAGTNSSETATMVSGRPGESPPNATALALIQSTSLGNSSSFAPSSYNYLAHSPAQPQAAPPQATIAYPTPLTHQQSRPGLSGYTNVTPATAGIHHPQRQSNSPSGTRFEPPQQQRQQLAIGTSTPGGGE; this is encoded by the coding sequence ATGCACGAAGCAAACGTAAGTGGCAATACGCACAGAAATACGTCGCCGTCCTCCGTGGCACCACCAGTGGCGGAagcaacaccagcagcagctagcCAGGCCAGAGGTGCGTTTGTGAGCAGAGGCCACGACGCTGCACGTCAGGActactgcgctgctgcgataGACCACGTGAACATTGCTCTGATCGCCAGCGCAGTCGCACCTCCCTTTTCGTGGTCGCCAAAGCCCTGCGCAACGAACCACGGCATGTTCGctgatgcagctgcgcgagacgCCAAAGCAGCGCTCTCGACGAGGACAACCACTCAAGATAGCACTGAGGAGGTGAGCACCACACCGGACACGCACCAGCGCTCGCGCCACATGGCGTCCCCGTCGCAACACCCGGGCGACTCGTCGCTGGTGTTCGTCATGAGCGAGGACAGCGAGCTGAAGGTGCTGGCGAGCGGTGTCAGCCCTCCGACTGCGCTGCCCTCAGCAGCATGCACCTCCTCGTCAAGTGCCAtccatccccccctcccgcaccCTTCGCAGAGCACCGTAAACCGCAACCAGGCGGCACGCAGCCATGTTCCTCTGGGTGTCGATACCGGTGACGGTGGAGTCTACGCGGTGAATCGGCGTGGCAGCCAGCACAACAGGCACGGGATCACTGGCGCGACTTTGACAGGATACAACCCTGTGACAGGCACGGGGCATCTCATGCCCCACACCCCAGGTGTACGTCGTGAGACCAACATCGACGCCATCCTATCGAGTTGCCTGCAGGAGGCAGCCATTCGGAAACCGTCAGTGCAGCTGTCACAGCAGCTGGGTGGCAATGCTcgaagtgcagcagcgacaacggcAGGTGCActgagcagcaccggtgccgccgctccctCAGCCTACCACACAACTCCCCATGAGCCGCGAGCGCCCCCCGCGTTACAGATCTTCCCTGGCCTTGGTCCTGGCTCTCACAAGGTGCGTGAACCAACAGCGACTACCACTgcccccgcagcagcagtagcccCCATTGCTCCCCTTCATACTGGCTTCGGCACACGATGGCCACAGCGGCACAtaccctccgcctccctgtACTCGGCAGGTAGTGGCGAAGGTGCaggcgcggcagcgtgtgtgtacggCACGACCCggacctcctcttccgcagcagcgcttcacgCCAACGTTGGCGGCGAcaagctggcgcagcagcaacagcctcCGTATGCTGGTGCTAGCAACTCAGCAGACGCACGCTCGCAGCACAGTGGgacgcctctgccgccggcgTCGCAACCGCTGGATAAGAACTTTACGGAGGCGCAGCGTCTGGCTGccctggaggaggtgcagcaggagctgtaCTTGAACTACACAGCGGTGCCAGTTCCGGACAACATGATCAACTCAGGTGACACCGacgagcgccgccgtcggctgGACCAGCGCCGCAAGCAGATTATCTATGGCAAGGAGACGGAGGGCTACCTCAAATACACCTCCCTGATATCCCGCCCGTGTGACCGGGAGTACCACAACCCGCTGCACGCCATCACGCCGCGTCCCGAGTATGACTGCAGCAAGCGCCAGTTCGACCGCGTCCTGAACGCGTGGCGACGGCAACTGCATCAGTGGGACGACTATGACATGGACAACATCGATGAgcgcttcctcccccttgGCAAGGCCTCGCTGCTGGACTTGGGGCTCTGCCACCCTCCGTCAAGTTGCACACCAACGAACGCCACCGCAGGGCCGCCTGCCGGCGTGATGCACTCCATTGCCAACGTCGCGGCCATGGCGAACGGTGTcctcggcgacgacgacgccatgCAGTGTCACTCGCGCAGCCCCATCTTCACTGAGAACAGTCCCACCTCAGGGCTGTACTCGTCTGTCAGCCTTAGCATGCACATCAGCTCGggccgcgccgcctccatgGCAGCTGCGTGCACCCCATCCCGCCCGCAGCTATCCGAGGGGGCCGAGGGCCCGAAGGTGGACGAGTCATTCTTCCTCCACATGAACTCCGGCAACAGCCGTATCGCCTCGCCGTTTCACCACACCTACTCTGGGACtggccacggcggcggaaacgggcggagcagcgccaacTCGCACTACCAGCAGCTCATGATGCGCAACAGCACAGCGTACGCACACAACAGCGCAAACGGCGGCACCCCAGGTAGCAGCTATGGAAACTATACAGGTCTTACTCCAGTGCATCGCCCggccagccgcggcggcatgCCGCACCACATTACTGCCATCTTCGGTAGCCAGTATGAGCTGATGACGCCGTCTGGCCTGGCCTCGCCTGCCGGCATAGCGCACAACCctcgcaccggcagcagcccgTACCCGGTCGGCGAACCGTGGATGTCGAGCCGGCGCAGCCCGACATGTGCCGTGGGAACCGCCCACGGTGTTGGTGGTCACCACCCTTCGACAGTCACACTGAACGGGATGGCAGGTACGAACAGCAGTGAGACGGCGACGATGGTAAGCGGTAGGCCGGGAGAGTCGCCACCGAACgcgacagcgctggcacTGATCCAGAGCACGTCGCTCGgtaacagcagcagcttcgcgcCGTCGTCGTATAACTACCTCGCCCACTCGCCTGCTCAGCCTCAGGCTGCTCCACCGCAGGCCACCATTGCCTATCCCACGCCCCTCACGCACCAGCAAAGCCGCCCGGGCCTGAGCGGGTATACCAACGTTACCCCTGCTACTGCCGGCATTCACCACCCACAGCGCCAGTCGAACAGCCCAAGTGGCACTCGATTCGagcctccacagcagcaacgccaacAGTTAGCCATCGGCACTAGCACCCCCGGGGGTGGCGAGTGA
- a CDS encoding hypothetical protein (TriTrypDB/GeneDB-style sysID: LpmP.25.1900) — translation MSKALPPIQDHRPASVEQSHSYSRYSARGSRHEEHQRFYASSARVRSLSPGATADSHFTGFSTLPRLPQVEFSLGPIQERNIPPYNDLEDPHLVPYWARKVMLIQERAAQRRRLRRQQAMEEQRMAAARRRFLHRRHQEREEMASRKGEQTRQREEEERQSTTRGASKNSRHAPTKPSAARRSGATAGGRSRQQAATHRYYEAGSNLHAEEVVERATGGLPADHEYVTSSSSATTIRSASSHSDAASGYSNRHHDEEYYAKEDGAAVPAAPPLTEEEEKTYPDEAGYSTEDMNRDAEPEDAVKEVTSRSSILKSSSSFSSSYSSDRQSSLRNHAAEVAREQAKAEARAEAEAEAGAYVGDGAEDSYADDGFEDNLSQSHHQSSAAAAYLCPQEEDGKAESLLEPEAAYPLETTEEEAHKESYDDDEFEKSFASRDAADDVEGAPAAPLQQHPEYVEEEEAEKPAAADEASDDAKSGSYEKERLDDDELLSPKKASHNTSDADVSLIEKYEEDQAEVSPEDAQCATATLTATEDVKPSEKDDIEGSAAEVQSQEEYPQTALGQGGGEDEFEDELSSNKSSATTSVAPSPVAALRKADVPKEEVGEELDRELSPTKAPDAERKREESLMSSSALAPAPPSPSSSNSEVVTASTSAVSPAAATSHKNSAAGMETEELGSGADDTYADDFEGM, via the coding sequence ATGTCGAAAGCTCTGCCTCCCATTCAGGATCATCGTCCGGCTTCGGTGGAGCAAAGCCACTCCTACTCCCGTTACTCTGCCCGTGGTTCTAGGCACGAGGAACACCAGCGCTTCTACGCGTCCtcggcgcgtgtgcgctcGCTCAGTCCAGGGGCCACGGCTGACTCTCACTTTACGGGGTTTTCAACGTTGCCCCGACTGCCACAGGTGGAGTTCTCCCTGGGCCCTATCCAAGAGCGCAACATTCCACCTTACAATGACCTCGAGGACCCGCACCTGGTGCCGTACTGGGCACGGAAAGTGATGCTGATTCAAGAAAGAGCCGctcagcgtcgccgtctgCGTCGTCagcaggcgatggaggagcagcgcatggcagcagcgcgtcgccgcttccttcatcgccgccaccaggagcgagaggaaatGGCATCCCGGAAGGGTGAGCAGACTCGTCagcgggaggaagaggaacgTCAGTCGACGACTCGCGGTGCGTCCAAGAACTCGAGACATGCACCGACGAAGCCGTCGGCCGCGCGCAGGAGCGGTGCCACGGCAGGTGGGCGATCCCGTCAGCAGGCAGCAACCCACCGCTACTACGAAGCGGGCAGTAACTTgcacgcagaggaggtggtggagcgcgCGACTGGCGGCTTACCCGCTGACCACGAGTACGTGACAAGCTCCTCATCAGCGACCACGATccgcagtgcctcctcccacaGCGACGCTGCCAGCGGCTACAGCAACCGCCATCACGACGAGGAGTACTACGCTAAAGAGGACGGAGCTGCGgtacctgcagcgccgccgctgactgaggaagaggagaagaccTACCCCGACGAGGCGGGCTACTCCACGGAGGACATGAACAGAGACGCAGAGCCGGAGGACGCGGTGAAAGAAGTCAcctcgcgctcctccatcttgaagtcctcctcgtccttctcgTCCTCGTACTCCAGCGACCGCCAGTCATCCCTCCGCAATCACGCGGCCGAGGTGGCGCGGGAGCAGGCGAAGGCGGAAGCGCGcgcggaggcagaggcggaggcaggAGCATATGTAGGGGATGGGGCAGAAGACTCCTATGCTGATGATGGTTTTGAGGACAACCTCTCACAGTCGCATCACCAGTCgtcggccgccgctgcctacCTCTGCccgcaggaggaggacggcaaGGCAGAGTCCCTCCTGGAACCGGAGGCGGCCTACCCCCTTGAGacgacagaggaggaagccCATAAGGAGTCGTACGATGATGATGAGTTTGAAAAGAGCTTCGCCTCTAGAGATGCTGCTGACGATGTGGAGGGTGCAcccgcggcaccgctgcagcagcacccggagtacgtggaggaggaagaggcagagaagccgGCAGCCGCTGACGAGGCCAGTGACGATGCCAAGTCGGGCTCTTACGAAAAGGAGCGACTCGATGACGACGAGCTGCTCTCCCCGAAAAAGGCCTCGCACAACACCTCGGATGCTGATGTGTCACTCATCGAAAAATATGAGGAGGACCAGGCAGAAGTCTCTCCCGAGGATGCGCAGTGTGCTACAGCAACGCTGACAGCCACAGAAGATGTGAAGCCATCGGAGAAGGACGACATCGAGGGCAGTGCCGCCGAGGTGCAGTCGCAGGAAGAATACCCGCAGACTGCCCTTGGTcagggaggcggcgaagacgaATTCGAGGATGAGCTGTCCTCCAATAAATCGTCGGCTACCACGTCTGTGGCGCCATCGCCTGTCGCAGCATTGAGGAAGGCCGACGTCCCTAAGGAAGAAGTCGGGGAAGAGCTCGACAGGGAACTCTCCCCGACGAAGGCACCCGATGCGGAGCGCAAGCGAGAGGAGTCACTGATGTCATCGTCGGCTCtcgcaccggcgccgccgtcaccctCCTCGTCCAACTCAGAGGTCGTCACTGCGTCGACCTCCGCCGTCTCACCTGCTGCCGCAACGTCGCACAAGAACAGCGCAGCGGGCATGGAAACCGAGGAActgggcagcggcgccgacgacaCTTACGCAGATGACTTTGAGGGCATGTAA